AACGAGCGGATTAGTGTCCTGGCCGGCAGTATGGACGGTAAACCGCTGGAAGATTTCGATTATCAGGCCTGCTTGACCCCCTGCATCGCGGTGATTCAAACAGCCCAGCCGATAATCCTGCTCAGCGATGTTCAAAAATCCTACACAGAGGACAACCTGCTGCGCGAACAGGGTATTCGCAGCTACATCGGCATTCCCCTGAAAAACTCCGAAGGAGAGCTCATCGGTGTGGTGCAGGCCTCCTGGCGGCGGGAAATTGATCCGGAAGAGGCCGAGCATGTGCTCGAAACCATAGACATGTTTGTCGCCCGCCTTAGCGCCGAACTGGTCACTCTTCATGCCATGCGCATTTTGGCGGCCCTGGCTGAGGGCCCAAGCCTGATCGGCAACCTGGACACGCTGCGGCTGCTCACGGAACAGATGCAGACCGCGCTGAAAGTACGGGTTGCCTTTATTGCGGAAACACTGCCCGAAGACGATCACAGCTTTCGCCTGTTGACCTATTGCCAGGATGGCAAACTCATCCCCGACGTGGAAAACGAAATTGTTCCCTATGCGGGCACACCCTGTACCCATCTCAAAGACAAAGACGTCTTTATTGTCCGTACCGAGCTACAAGAGGTCTTTCCCACCCAGATGCAATACAAGGAGGCCAATCTGGTCTCCTATCTTGGCCAGAACATCCGGGATGAATCTGGTCAGGTGATCGGCCATTTTGCGCTGCAACATGATCGCGAACTTCTGGATAAGATTCTGCAAGCCGACCTGTTTAAACTCTTTTCCGCCCGTTTGAATCTGGAGCTGCGCAAATTCCATGCCGAGCAACACCAGCGCGACGGCGGGGAAACGCATCCCCCCACGATGGCCCAAGACGCCGCAGGAAAAACACTGCCGCCAGCACTCGCTCAGAGTGTCAGTGAAAAACTCGCCGCGTTGCAGGATCGCGTTGCAGGTTTGGAGAAGTCATTGGAAAATGGCGGCGCGCCGCAAGTGCCTGCCGACCTGAAAGCCTTGCAGGCAGAGCTGGTCGCAACACAAAAGCTCCTCTCGTCACGCTGAGCCCCTGACATCGCTCAGATGTAAGGGTCGTAGGCCCATTGCAAAAGGGCCTGCCTTTGTCGTGGGCGGCAAAAGACATCGCCTGGATAACAATTGGCGCGGATCTGCCCGGCATGGCGGGCAAAGCCGCGCCAGCGTTTGATCTGGATTTGATCAACCTCAGCCAGACGGCGCCCCAGGTAATAGCGGCAATACCACTGAAACCACCCGCGCGGATCCGGCCCATAGATCCATCCCTTGTCTTGCCAATGGCCCAGGGGTTGGCGGCTTTTGATGCCAAAATAATTCAGCGACGCATCTGGCTGCGCTGACAGCCGGGCCTTTTCAAACCAGTTTTCCGGGAACTCATTGCGGCAGTCATTGAGATATTTGCCCTCAAAGACCCCCAGCGCCAGCATCTCTGCCGGGCTGTGAAACGGGGTAAAGCTCTCATCAAAGTCTTCCCCCATTTTGGCCGTCAAACGGTAGCTGTACCCCTCTTGCATCCGGTCCGAGACTGAAATCAGCGTATCGTTTTGGTCGCTCATTGCTCAAACGCCTCCGGTTCCATCTCCTGCCAAAAGGCAATGATTGCGCTGGCATTCAGGGCTGAGCGCCAACCATGGACGCGGAAATTCTCGCGCTCCAGATCGTCTTCCAGCCCGGCCATGAACAGCTGCTTGTCCGCATCCCGCTGGGTGGGGTTTCGCCGCGAAACCAGATCCTCCACCAGATCAAGCCGCCGCGCCCGCTCTTGCCGCTCAGTTTGGCGCGCCGCATAGTCCGCCGCCTCCTTGGCCCGCTGCTGATCCCGCAGCCGAGCCGCTTCTTTTGCCTCAGGGCTGGGCTCTGCCTTTGCTGCGGGTTTGTGAGGCTGGTAATCATCGCGCAGCGCTGCCGACAGATAGCCCACCGAGCTTTTGACCTCGGCCTGTTCCGTCATCAGCGACAGTTTCTGTTTCACATAGTCCTCGCCGTGTTCGGTGATCCACTGGCGCGCCAGACGGTCAGAGACCCCCTGCCCGCGCAACGCCTTGTAGGTCGCCAGATTGCGCATGCCGTCGCTGTCATCAATCTGGAACATCGCCATCTGCGGGTTCGACTTGATCAGAAAGCGGATCTCGGTCACCGCCCTGCCCTTCTTTTGAAACTCCGGCGTGATGATAATGTCTGAGCTTTTGTTGACCTCCGCTACCGCTGGTTTGATGATCTTGGCATTCAGATGTTTGAAGCTCTCATAATAGCTGGAGCCATCAACCCCCATCAGCTTGCGGAAGGTCTCTAAGCTCCACCAGCCGGTCGAGTGGGTGCGCACAAAGCGGTAGCAGTTTTCATACAGCGCCAGCCCATGCCCCGAGCTGAAGT
The genomic region above belongs to Phaeobacter sp. G2 and contains:
- a CDS encoding GAF domain-containing protein, which gives rise to MQQLASPVNEWKNQGSSDELLVLSSSTGRDFIQFFAETLADCFEIDLVTIGELLVMENERISVLAGSMDGKPLEDFDYQACLTPCIAVIQTAQPIILLSDVQKSYTEDNLLREQGIRSYIGIPLKNSEGELIGVVQASWRREIDPEEAEHVLETIDMFVARLSAELVTLHAMRILAALAEGPSLIGNLDTLRLLTEQMQTALKVRVAFIAETLPEDDHSFRLLTYCQDGKLIPDVENEIVPYAGTPCTHLKDKDVFIVRTELQEVFPTQMQYKEANLVSYLGQNIRDESGQVIGHFALQHDRELLDKILQADLFKLFSARLNLELRKFHAEQHQRDGGETHPPTMAQDAAGKTLPPALAQSVSEKLAALQDRVAGLEKSLENGGAPQVPADLKALQAELVATQKLLSSR
- a CDS encoding replication initiation protein; this encodes MGDSQIDMDSLSGPLRRETVKKNVAAIHISGKLSLLQRKLSNVLLLNAYDALTTAQSHTIDARTLATIVGYNSNDFDTLRASLRALAETVAEWDMLDDKGRQEWGVSSLLSFAKLKNGVCEYAYSPALAQKLHDPKIYALINVHIQRNFSSGHGLALYENCYRFVRTHSTGWWSLETFRKLMGVDGSSYYESFKHLNAKIIKPAVAEVNKSSDIIITPEFQKKGRAVTEIRFLIKSNPQMAMFQIDDSDGMRNLATYKALRGQGVSDRLARQWITEHGEDYVKQKLSLMTEQAEVKSSVGYLSAALRDDYQPHKPAAKAEPSPEAKEAARLRDQQRAKEAADYAARQTERQERARRLDLVEDLVSRRNPTQRDADKQLFMAGLEDDLERENFRVHGWRSALNASAIIAFWQEMEPEAFEQ